One stretch of Aquimarina sp. Aq107 DNA includes these proteins:
- a CDS encoding Hsp20/alpha crystallin family protein, which yields MSLIKRTDRLPLIFDDIFNTDWFGGITNEHKIGFNTPAVNVKESDNDFIIELAAPGLVKEDFNIELDNDVLTISSETKNETKDEKDNYTRKEFSYQTFKRSFNLPDTVNIADILASYDNGVLLVKLPKKEEAKVQPKRLIEIS from the coding sequence ATGAGTTTAATTAAAAGAACAGACAGATTACCACTTATTTTCGACGATATATTTAATACGGATTGGTTTGGTGGTATCACCAATGAACACAAAATAGGTTTTAATACTCCAGCAGTAAATGTAAAAGAAAGCGATAATGATTTTATTATTGAATTGGCTGCACCAGGTTTAGTAAAAGAAGATTTTAATATTGAATTAGATAATGATGTATTGACGATCTCTTCTGAAACTAAAAATGAGACTAAAGACGAAAAAGATAATTATACAAGAAAAGAGTTTAGTTATCAAACATTTAAGCGATCATTTAATTTACCAGATACGGTAAATATAGCAGATATTTTAGCTTCTTATGATAATGGAGTATTGTTAGTAAAACTTCCTAAAAAAGAAGAGGCAAAGGTACAGCCTAAACGTTTAATAGAAATTTCATAA
- a CDS encoding DUF1456 family protein: MGLTNNDIFKKLRVAHKLRDDEIVKICSLVDFKVTKSELGAIFRNENHPKYMECGDQILRNFLNGLVIHLRGPMPEKKDKKQTANKKS; the protein is encoded by the coding sequence ATGGGATTAACAAATAATGATATTTTCAAAAAATTACGAGTAGCTCATAAACTGCGAGATGATGAAATTGTAAAAATTTGTTCTTTAGTAGATTTTAAAGTAACAAAGAGCGAACTCGGTGCAATTTTCAGAAATGAAAATCATCCTAAATATATGGAATGCGGAGATCAAATTCTTCGTAATTTTCTTAATGGACTTGTAATTCATTTAAGAGGACCAATGCCTGAAAAAAAAGACAAAAAGCAAACAGCTAACAAAAAATCTTAA